One window from the genome of Lepisosteus oculatus isolate fLepOcu1 chromosome 25, fLepOcu1.hap2, whole genome shotgun sequence encodes:
- the ap5b1 gene encoding AP-5 complex subunit beta-1 isoform X1 produces MAAPGPISWAPRVAAFSGSPSRFLSGTSPEAFLGELLRDLRDDRTSEATKVLLLSPLQEYPLVLCPSASVGEETAEALMALFAHAPPKSLNLRCHLMLAITSVLICTSCMKRDVKVAGSFLDLLVLTIQDTNDHKDGSAFRPLRAMACDCLREMETCFPGLLSQKLEALYFLKQQETTTLHQAYSLLYTLVLKNAVHLLSQQTGAGDGDLKSLLAGNEDFDWQATEKTLPPFRVSTMEQIPMLQTSTETKELKSVVSLLLEESYLHNPVSQSALLRELIQVVAMVQALSPAIFKSQLLRLFGTMDISLLHSTLLMKGAFTDSLFTTEDENFLLKRLLGMAQHPLLNTSQKLFYMDCILHFPENRPMSLNGEESLPVLVTPRLAISLLPTVFNDSSTMLCRMNLLCLVYLEADNEEGVGYLYDHLMALRKIVDNHGTREMTTTFFKAVFLFLSYFYHNEKLANEMTKSLCELYSRHCNLAPNLINLTDQIQKHLEDPGWVIKLLNALQNQIMELPVSQVSLQSLCWHLKILGRVAKETQVSQRSTVHFLFNLLISSDLCGSGDWRMGNAILAICRNLLQHPSLDQVFVDLADLLQFMMHRYEDTDIRDHARFYYTLLTNLSREKLSGVLAMGPEVGQAKVRSLSSIMAESEEQSSCLTIQPTKQPVLQLVRLRDDGMLGTLCNGRTEISKGEDFLKNYHDQFLSPGFASEVVLKYHLTFAGEVDSLFHKLFSICLHFDLTDSNYEEMSDISVPCLFINRKPPVVFLKLKPRQPYPTSLRACAIFTTEDGLSWHTDLADVPVAFPDIFQPLPVPADWPLETREQLFENLWKSLCADESRQSAISLFCFEIGERSLRDIIDSHFHRFLISKQADQELQKALLFLPPQFHVLLKIRNAEDAARVDVAMDNWKLLPFINSYLKSITNPAWDDQGQGLI; encoded by the exons ATGGCAGCCCCCGGCCCGATCTCGTGGGCCCCGCGGGTCGCAGCCTTTTCCGGCAGCCCGAGCCGGTTCCTCTCCGGCACGAGCCCCGAGGCGTTCCTGGGCGAGCTGCTGCGGGACCTGCGGGACGACCGGACCAGCGAAGCCACCAAG GTCCTCCTGTTGTCCCCTCTCCAGGAGTACCCTCTTGTCCTCTGTCCATCCGCCTCAGTGGGGGAGGAAACAGCAGAGGCGTTGATGGCTCTGTTTGCACATGCGCCGCCCAAGTCGCTGAATCTCAGGTGTCACCTGATGCTGGCCATCACCAGTGTGCTAATATGCACGTCCTGTATGAAGAGGGACGTGAAAGTGGCGGGAAGCTTTCTGGACCTGTTAGTTCTGACGATTCAGGACACTAATGATCACAAGGATGGTAGTGCTTTTCGGCCCCTCAGGGCCATGGCATGTGACTGCCTCAGAGAGATGGAGACCTGCTTCCCTGGACTGCTATCTCAGAAGCTGGAAGCTCTTTACTTTCTAAAGCAGCAGGAGACAACAACTCTGCATCAGGCGTACTCTCTCTTGTATACCTTGGTGCTAAAGAATGCTGTACACCTCCTTTCTCagcagacaggagcaggagaTGGTGATCTGAAGTCTCTTTTGGCGGGCAACGAAGACTTTGACTGGCAGGCCACTGAGAAGACCCTGCCGCCCTTTCGCGTGAGCACCATGGAGCAGATCCCCATGCTTCAGACCAGCACAGAAACCAAGGAGCTGAAGTCGGTCGTCTCCTTGCTTTTGGAGGAGTCCTACCTGCACAACCCGGTTTCCCAATCTGCCTTGCTTCGGGAGCTGATTCAGGTGGTTGCTATGGTTCAGGCCCTCTCCCCTGCCATCTTCAAGTCCCAGCTTCTGCGTCTCTTTGGGACGATGGACATCAGCTTGCTGCACTCCACTCTCCTGATGAAGGGAGCCTTCACAGACAGCCTGTTCACAACCGAGGATGAGAACTTCCTTCTCAAGCGCTTACTGGGCATGGCTCAACACCCACTCTTGAACACCTCGCAGAAGCTTTTCTATATGGATTGCATCCTCCACTTCCCTGAGAATCGTCCCATGTCCTTAAACGGAGAGGAGAGCCTGCCAGTGCTGGTCACCCCACGCTTGGCCATCTCGCTCTTGCCTACTGTTTTCAATGACAGCAGTACCATGCTCTGCAGAATGAACCTCCTCTGCCTTGTCTACCTGGAGGCCGATAATGAGGAAGGAGTTGGCTACCTTTACGATCATCTGATGGCGCTTCGTAAAATTGTAGATAACCATGGCACCCGAGAGATGACAACCACTTTTTTTAAAGCGGTCTTCCTTTTCCTAAGTTATTTCTACCACAATGAAAAACTTGCTAATGAGATGACAAAGAGCCTCTGTGAACTCTATTCCAGGCACTGCAACTTGGCACCAAATCTGATTAACCTAACCGATCAAATCCAAAAGCATTTGGAAGACCCTGGATGGGTGATCAAACTGCTGAATGCCTTGCAAAATCAAATCATGGAGCTGCCTGTGTCCCAGGTTAGTCTTCAGAGTCTGTGTTGGCACCTCAAAATCCTGGGTAGGGTAGCAAAGGAGACTCAGGTTTCCCAGAGGAGCACTGTGCACTTCCTCTTTAACCTCCTTATCAGCTCTGACCTGTGTGGGTCTGGAGACTGGCGTATGGGCAATGCCATTCTTGCCATCTGTCGCAACTTGCTCCAGCATCCCAGCTTGGATCAGGTGTTCGTTGACCTGGCGGATCTCTTGCAGTTCATGATGCACCGCTACGAGGACACAGACATCCGAGATCACGCCCGCTTCTACTACACTCTGCTGACCAATTTGTCACGAGAAAAGCTCTCTGGGGTTCTGGCGATGGGGCCCGAAGTGGGCCAAGCCAAGGTCAGATCTCTGTCATCCATCATGGCTGAGAGTGAGGAGCAGTCCAGCTGCTTGACCATTCAGCCAACCAAACAACCAGTGCTGCAACTTGTCAGACTACGAGATGATGGCATGCTGGGCACACTGTGTAATGGCAGAACAGAGATCAGCAAAGGTGAAGACTTCCTAAAAAACTATCACGACCAGTTCCTCAGCCCTGGCTTTGCCTCTGAGGTAGTTCTGAAATACCATTTAACCTTTGCAGGGGAGGTAGATTCTCTCTTTCACAAGCTTTTCTCCATCTGCTTGCATTTTGATCTCACTGACTCTAATTATGAAGAAATGAGTGACATCAGTGTGCCTTGTTTGTTCATAAACAGAAAGCCGCCTGTGGTCTTCCTTAAACTTAAGCCACGGCAGCCGTACCCTACCTCACTGCGTGCCTGTGCCATATTCACCACGGAGGATGGGCTTTCTTGGCACACTGATTTGGCGGACGTTCCTGTTGCTTTCCCAGATATTTTCCAACCCTTGCCTGTGCCAGCGGACTGGCCGCTGGAAACCAGAGAGCAGCTCTTTGAGAACCTGTGGAAGTCCTTGTGTGCTGATGAGTCTCGACAGTCTGCCATTAGCCTGTTCTGCTTTGAAATTGGGGAGAGGTCTCTAAGAGATATCATCGACTCCCACTTTCACCGCTTCTTAATCTCTAAGCAGGCCGACCAGGAGTTGCAGAAGGCCTTGCTTTTCCTCCCTCCACAGTTTCATGTCTTGTTGAAGATCAGGAACGCAGAGGATGCGGCTCGTGTTGATGTTGCCATGGACAATTGGAAGCTGTTGCCCTTCATTAACTCTTACCTTAAAAGCATTACAAATCCAGCCTGGGATGATCAGGGTCAGGGACTCATTTAA
- the ap5b1 gene encoding AP-5 complex subunit beta-1 isoform X2 — translation MALFAHAPPKSLNLRCHLMLAITSVLICTSCMKRDVKVAGSFLDLLVLTIQDTNDHKDGSAFRPLRAMACDCLREMETCFPGLLSQKLEALYFLKQQETTTLHQAYSLLYTLVLKNAVHLLSQQTGAGDGDLKSLLAGNEDFDWQATEKTLPPFRVSTMEQIPMLQTSTETKELKSVVSLLLEESYLHNPVSQSALLRELIQVVAMVQALSPAIFKSQLLRLFGTMDISLLHSTLLMKGAFTDSLFTTEDENFLLKRLLGMAQHPLLNTSQKLFYMDCILHFPENRPMSLNGEESLPVLVTPRLAISLLPTVFNDSSTMLCRMNLLCLVYLEADNEEGVGYLYDHLMALRKIVDNHGTREMTTTFFKAVFLFLSYFYHNEKLANEMTKSLCELYSRHCNLAPNLINLTDQIQKHLEDPGWVIKLLNALQNQIMELPVSQVSLQSLCWHLKILGRVAKETQVSQRSTVHFLFNLLISSDLCGSGDWRMGNAILAICRNLLQHPSLDQVFVDLADLLQFMMHRYEDTDIRDHARFYYTLLTNLSREKLSGVLAMGPEVGQAKVRSLSSIMAESEEQSSCLTIQPTKQPVLQLVRLRDDGMLGTLCNGRTEISKGEDFLKNYHDQFLSPGFASEVVLKYHLTFAGEVDSLFHKLFSICLHFDLTDSNYEEMSDISVPCLFINRKPPVVFLKLKPRQPYPTSLRACAIFTTEDGLSWHTDLADVPVAFPDIFQPLPVPADWPLETREQLFENLWKSLCADESRQSAISLFCFEIGERSLRDIIDSHFHRFLISKQADQELQKALLFLPPQFHVLLKIRNAEDAARVDVAMDNWKLLPFINSYLKSITNPAWDDQGQGLI, via the coding sequence ATGGCTCTGTTTGCACATGCGCCGCCCAAGTCGCTGAATCTCAGGTGTCACCTGATGCTGGCCATCACCAGTGTGCTAATATGCACGTCCTGTATGAAGAGGGACGTGAAAGTGGCGGGAAGCTTTCTGGACCTGTTAGTTCTGACGATTCAGGACACTAATGATCACAAGGATGGTAGTGCTTTTCGGCCCCTCAGGGCCATGGCATGTGACTGCCTCAGAGAGATGGAGACCTGCTTCCCTGGACTGCTATCTCAGAAGCTGGAAGCTCTTTACTTTCTAAAGCAGCAGGAGACAACAACTCTGCATCAGGCGTACTCTCTCTTGTATACCTTGGTGCTAAAGAATGCTGTACACCTCCTTTCTCagcagacaggagcaggagaTGGTGATCTGAAGTCTCTTTTGGCGGGCAACGAAGACTTTGACTGGCAGGCCACTGAGAAGACCCTGCCGCCCTTTCGCGTGAGCACCATGGAGCAGATCCCCATGCTTCAGACCAGCACAGAAACCAAGGAGCTGAAGTCGGTCGTCTCCTTGCTTTTGGAGGAGTCCTACCTGCACAACCCGGTTTCCCAATCTGCCTTGCTTCGGGAGCTGATTCAGGTGGTTGCTATGGTTCAGGCCCTCTCCCCTGCCATCTTCAAGTCCCAGCTTCTGCGTCTCTTTGGGACGATGGACATCAGCTTGCTGCACTCCACTCTCCTGATGAAGGGAGCCTTCACAGACAGCCTGTTCACAACCGAGGATGAGAACTTCCTTCTCAAGCGCTTACTGGGCATGGCTCAACACCCACTCTTGAACACCTCGCAGAAGCTTTTCTATATGGATTGCATCCTCCACTTCCCTGAGAATCGTCCCATGTCCTTAAACGGAGAGGAGAGCCTGCCAGTGCTGGTCACCCCACGCTTGGCCATCTCGCTCTTGCCTACTGTTTTCAATGACAGCAGTACCATGCTCTGCAGAATGAACCTCCTCTGCCTTGTCTACCTGGAGGCCGATAATGAGGAAGGAGTTGGCTACCTTTACGATCATCTGATGGCGCTTCGTAAAATTGTAGATAACCATGGCACCCGAGAGATGACAACCACTTTTTTTAAAGCGGTCTTCCTTTTCCTAAGTTATTTCTACCACAATGAAAAACTTGCTAATGAGATGACAAAGAGCCTCTGTGAACTCTATTCCAGGCACTGCAACTTGGCACCAAATCTGATTAACCTAACCGATCAAATCCAAAAGCATTTGGAAGACCCTGGATGGGTGATCAAACTGCTGAATGCCTTGCAAAATCAAATCATGGAGCTGCCTGTGTCCCAGGTTAGTCTTCAGAGTCTGTGTTGGCACCTCAAAATCCTGGGTAGGGTAGCAAAGGAGACTCAGGTTTCCCAGAGGAGCACTGTGCACTTCCTCTTTAACCTCCTTATCAGCTCTGACCTGTGTGGGTCTGGAGACTGGCGTATGGGCAATGCCATTCTTGCCATCTGTCGCAACTTGCTCCAGCATCCCAGCTTGGATCAGGTGTTCGTTGACCTGGCGGATCTCTTGCAGTTCATGATGCACCGCTACGAGGACACAGACATCCGAGATCACGCCCGCTTCTACTACACTCTGCTGACCAATTTGTCACGAGAAAAGCTCTCTGGGGTTCTGGCGATGGGGCCCGAAGTGGGCCAAGCCAAGGTCAGATCTCTGTCATCCATCATGGCTGAGAGTGAGGAGCAGTCCAGCTGCTTGACCATTCAGCCAACCAAACAACCAGTGCTGCAACTTGTCAGACTACGAGATGATGGCATGCTGGGCACACTGTGTAATGGCAGAACAGAGATCAGCAAAGGTGAAGACTTCCTAAAAAACTATCACGACCAGTTCCTCAGCCCTGGCTTTGCCTCTGAGGTAGTTCTGAAATACCATTTAACCTTTGCAGGGGAGGTAGATTCTCTCTTTCACAAGCTTTTCTCCATCTGCTTGCATTTTGATCTCACTGACTCTAATTATGAAGAAATGAGTGACATCAGTGTGCCTTGTTTGTTCATAAACAGAAAGCCGCCTGTGGTCTTCCTTAAACTTAAGCCACGGCAGCCGTACCCTACCTCACTGCGTGCCTGTGCCATATTCACCACGGAGGATGGGCTTTCTTGGCACACTGATTTGGCGGACGTTCCTGTTGCTTTCCCAGATATTTTCCAACCCTTGCCTGTGCCAGCGGACTGGCCGCTGGAAACCAGAGAGCAGCTCTTTGAGAACCTGTGGAAGTCCTTGTGTGCTGATGAGTCTCGACAGTCTGCCATTAGCCTGTTCTGCTTTGAAATTGGGGAGAGGTCTCTAAGAGATATCATCGACTCCCACTTTCACCGCTTCTTAATCTCTAAGCAGGCCGACCAGGAGTTGCAGAAGGCCTTGCTTTTCCTCCCTCCACAGTTTCATGTCTTGTTGAAGATCAGGAACGCAGAGGATGCGGCTCGTGTTGATGTTGCCATGGACAATTGGAAGCTGTTGCCCTTCATTAACTCTTACCTTAAAAGCATTACAAATCCAGCCTGGGATGATCAGGGTCAGGGACTCATTTAA